The following nucleotide sequence is from Cytobacillus luteolus.
TATGGAATGGGATTTATCTTAAAGCCTAAAAATTTTAATGCCCGGTCTACAATAGCGAACCTGGGTCAACGACAAGCAATTCTACATGATATCTCAACGGCATTAGGAGTTTATCGAGACTCAGGTACACCCGCACTAGTCCCACTTGCTAAAAGAGATTTAGATGATGGACGTGTTGGTATTTTTGTTTTACCTCAAGAGAAAGACATCGAGAAAGCAATTGCAATTATAGGACAAGTACCTACTCTTGAAAATGCAATTCGAATGCCAACGGAGTCCAAGGCTAATAAGAAAGGGCGCAGATTGGAATGAATTTAGAGAAATATATCTTGGCTGCTGTAACAACAAACCCTAATAAAGTAAAAGGTGGACCAGCTATCTTCACATGTGATTCAAAAGAAGAGATGGAGTTTGTTGCTGCAAATTTAGAAGCGATTTTAGATGGCATAGCACACGGGCTAGGTGAAGATTTATATGTTATTGTCAAGCATTAAAATATGTTAGCATTGTTGAATGATTACATTTTTGATAGAATAAAACAGTTAGACCCTTTCTCGATTCGGAAGGGTTTCTTTACTAGGAACTTATATTTTTAGCTTAAGACCTTTATTGAAGTGAACCAATATACATACGAGTTACTTATTATTCATAAATGTTTAGGAACAATATTTGAAAAAGTACTTTTATTAGAATCGAATAAATAGGTTGTCTAATTAATATATAGTGAAGGAAGGGTGTTGTAGATGCCGAAACCTGTTGTTGCGATCGTTGGAAGGCCGAATGTGGGTAAATCAACGATATTTAATAGGATTGTTGGAGAAAGAATTTCAATTGTAGAAGATATACCCGGGGTAACGAGAGATAGAATCTATAGTTCCGCTGAATGGTTAAGTAAAGAATTTAACATTATTGATACAGGCGGAATTGAAATTGGAGATGCTCCATTTCTTGCCCAAATTAGACATCAGGCAGAAATTGCAATTGATGAAGCTGATGTTATCGTATTCATTGCTAATGGGCTTGAAGGGGTAACAAGTGCGGATGAAGAAGTGGCAAAAATTCTTTATCGTTCTGAAAAACCTGTAGTTCTAGGTATAAATAAAGTGGACAATCCTGAAATGAGAGATCAAATTTATGATTTTTATGCCCTTGGATTTGGTGAACCTTATCCGATTTCAGGCTCACATGGTTTAGGGCTTGGAGATTTACTAGATGCTGTAATAGCAAACTTTCCGGCAAATCAATCAGAGGAATATGATGATGAAATCATAAAATTTAGCTTGATTGGTCGCCCTAACGTTGGAAAGTCTTCATTAGTAAATGCTTTACTAGGTGAGGAACGTGTCATTGTAAGTGATATAGCAGGGACAACACGTGATGCCATTGATACGATGTATAAATACGATGGACGAGAGTATGTAATCATTGATACTGCTGGAATGAGAAAAAAGGGTAAGGTATATGAAACAACTGAAAAATATAGTGTATTAAGAGCCCTGAGAGCAATTGAACGCTCGGATGTAGTTCTTGTAGTTTTAAATGCTGAAGAGGGAATTATTGAACAAGATAAGAAAATTGCTGGTTATGCACATGAAGCAGGCAAAGCTGTTGTCATTGTTGTGAATAAATGGGATGCAATAGAGAAAGATGAAAAAACAATGAAGGAATTTGAAGAGAAGATTAAAGCGCATTTCTTGTTTCTAAATTATGCTCCAATTGTTTATTTATCGGCCTTAACCAAAAAACGTACGCATACATTAATACCAATGATTGATTTAGCTAGTGAAAACCATGCAATGCGTGTCCCTACAAATGTACTTAATGATGTCATCATGGATGCGGTTGCTATGAACCCTGCACCTGCTGATAAAGGTGTTAGATTAAAAATCTATTATGTTACACAAGTTGCTGTTAAGCCACCAACCTTCGTGGTATTTGTTAACGAACCTGAACTAATGCATTTCTCTTACGAAAGATTCTTAGAAAATAGGCTGCGCGAAGCTTTTGGATTCGAAGGTACTCCAATTAAGTTAATTGCGAGAGCGCGAAAATAGACAAGCTGCTTGTTCTACTATGAATTTCTACTTTAGTTTTGCTTTATCTTAGCAATAAATAAGGGGTGAGTCGTTATGGGGAAAATTACAGTAGTAGGAGCCGGAAGTTGGGGTACAGCACTATCCATGGTACTTGCTGACAATGATCATGAGGTAAGGCTCTGGGGCCATAAAAAGGATCAAATCGATGAAGTGAATCAAGAACATACAAATGAAAAATATCTTCCTGGCATTAAGCTCCCTAAGTCAATTAAGGGGTACTACTTATTAGAGGAAGCTTTAGTTGGAATAGATACGATAGTACTTGCGGTGCCAACAAAAGCAATTAGGGAAGTATTGAAGAATATTTGTTCTGTAATTAAAACTCCTCTTACAGTTGTTCATGTTAGTAAAGGGATTGAGCCAGATACCTTTATGAGAGTATCTGAAATCATTGAGGATGAGATGCCTGGACATCTATTGAAAGATGTAGTTGTACTATCTGGACCAAGTCATGCTGAGGAAGTTAGTTTAAGGCATCCGACAACAGTTACGGTTTCCTCCAAAGATTTGAAAGCGGCTGAATTTGTACAAGATCTGTTTATCAATCAGCATTTTCGTGTGTACACAAACCCTGATATCATTGGGGTTGAAATCGGTGGAGCATTAAAAAATATAATTGCATTAGCTGCTGGTATAACAGATGGACTCGGGTATGGCGACAATGCAAAAGCAGCCTTAATCACTCGAGGGTTGGCTGAAATAGCAAGGTTAGGAATGGCAATGGGAGCGAACCCACTAACTTTCTCTGGATTAACAGGTATCGGCGATCTTATTGTTACATGCACGAGTGTACATTCTAGAAATTGGCGTGCTGGAAATATGTTAGGAAAAGGTCAAAATTTAGACCAAGTACTTGAAAACATGGGTATGGTAGTTGAGGGAGTTCGTACAACCAAGGCTGCATATCAACTGGCGAATAAATTAAATGTGAAAATGCCGATTACCTTTGCGTTATACGATGTTCTATTCAATAATAAAAATGCTAAAGATGCTGTTGACAGTTTGATGGCACGCGGAAAAACCCATGAGATGGAAGATCTCTCGAATGTATTAGGAGAACGTGCTTAATACATGAATTTTTTTTTGAATATCTAATTCCAGTTCACAGGATTACTTGAAAACGCATAATATATGGTGAGTGTTGGGGATAGGGGGGAAAATTAAGCAGTTAGTATATCTAGAACATGAACATAATGCAATACGGAATGTTTTAGACGAAGTTAGTACATGAATTTGTATTTACCAAAACTAACGTAATATAAAATGATGCTTTAAAGATAGGCATTAGACGATACAATCTGTACGGAAAATGCATATTATGAATAGAAATACTTTTACCCGTTTTACGTTTAGTTGTTATAACAGCTTTTAACGAAAAAACGATTTAGTATTACAACCTATTAACGGAGTCAATCTCTAGTTAAAGGAAGTAAACTTCTGAGTATGACCTATCGGTATGGTATTTAGTTATAAAGCTGGAGTAAAGTGCCCCTCTTTACTTCAGCTTTTTTTTGTTGAGGCTGTGACAAAAGTAGTTTTAATTAAATAGAAACCGAACAATGGGTGTAGGAGTAGATACACCGCTCCTGAAATATACTTCGCTTTCCGCGGGAAGCAGGCAAGCCTCCTCGTGCTAAGCACTGCGGGGTCTAGCCGTTGCTTTTCATCCCGCAGGAGTCTACGTATATTTCATCCGCTAAGCTATTACTTTGTTCAGAATGTTAGTTAAACATTTATGGTATGTCCTAGCCTCGATTAAAAAACATTATGAAAACATTGTGAACAAAGCCTTTTTTGATATTTTATGATATAATATTTGTCGTTCGAGCTTTTTTATAAAGGTTAAAGAATCGTTAAAATGGACAAGTTTTGCTGTATAAAAAGGAGCTGTTAGAATGACACCTGGTTTAATTAAAATGTGGTTTGCTCTTGCTGCAATGGGATTTATGTTTATCGCAGTTATCGCAATTTATTTTGGTAGATTTAAATTAAAGGGTATTTTTAAAGCAATCGTATCGATTATTGCCTATTTCTTTATGGTCATCGCTGGAATTATCATTTTCTTCGTGGTGTTTAGTGGCCCAGTAAACGGTTAGCATACTAATAAGGATGGATAAAAAATGAATGTAACCAAAAAGTATGGTACTGTTTTATTGCTATTAATTATAGTCACTTTACTTTCTGGGTGTTTATATCCAGAAGAAAAATTAAAGTAAAATCAAGTACCTTATCAAGATCAGCTGCAAGCAGTCCAAACGGCTGTAAATCAATTTAAGGAAGATAATGGGGGGCTTTTGCCGATAAAAACGAGAGATATGAATACACCTATCTATCAAAAGTACCCTATTGATTTTAATAAATTAATTCCAAAATATACGCAGGATGCTCCTGGAACATCCTTTGAAAATGGTGGCGTATATTTATATGTTTTAGTAGATGTAGAAACAGAGCCAAAGGTAAAATTGATTGACTTAAAGATAACGGAAACGATTCGTGAACTCCATTTTCGACTTGACAATTATCGAAGAATCAACGGGTATCCTCCGTTTAAAGAGGTTCTAGCTACTAATGTTTTTTCATTAGATTATGAAAAGCTAGGGTATAAAGAGGAGCCTTATGTTGTAAGTCCTTTTACTGGGAACAATCTTACATTCGTCATAAATCAAGACATCGATATTTTTGTAGATTATCGACCAGACCTTTATCTAGCATTACAGAAAGAGGATCATTCCTACCAAGAGGGCGATGACATTAGAGACCTTCTTGTGGAGAATTCAATGTTTGTTCCTGCCCATTCATTGCCTTATACAATTGATACAGAAAAAAAAGAACCGATTTTTTTAGATAAATAAGTCATGAACCCTTCTTTAGAGAATAGACTCTAACAGAAGGGTTTTTTATTGCTTATATGAGTTCTACTAGGGATAAAAAAAGTTTTTAGGATTAGTCATAATTAAGTAGGACAACATCATACATATATAATGTCCTATATTACTTATTCGGATAGAATTATCCCAAGAACTCTAAGATCGGGAGGGGATCACTTGGAAAAGGTAGATGTTTTTAAAGATATCGCTGAACGTACTGGAGGCGATATATATTTCGGAGTAGTTGGTGCAGTTAGAACAGGTAAATCTACTTTCATTAAGAAATTTATGGAATTAGTAGTCTTACCGAATATCGGTAATGAAGCAGATAAAGCTCGCGCTCAGGATGAATTACCACAAAGCGCCGCGGGCAGAACCATCATGACAACAGAACCGAAATTTGTACCAAATCAAGCTGTTTCAGTACATGTTGAAGATGGACTCGATGTGAATATTCGCCTAGTAGATTGTGTTGGCTATACAGTTCCGGGTGCAAAGGGTTATGAGGATGAAAATGGTCCAAGAATGATTAATACACCTTGGTATGAGGAGCCAATTCCTTTCCATGAAGCAGCAGAAATCGGAACAAGAAAAGTAATTCAGGAACATTCAACAATTGGAGTAGTCATTGCAACTGATGGATCAATTGGAGATATTCCACGCAAAGACTATATTGAAGCTGAAGAAAGAGTGATTGAAGAACTTAAAGAAGTTGGTAAACCGTTTATTATGGTTATCAATACAGTTCATCCACATCACCCTGATACAGAAGCTCTCCGTCAACAATTAAATGAGAAGTACGACATTCCAGTGCTTGCCATGAGTGTTGAAAGTATGAGAGAGACAGATGTATACAATGTATTAAGAGAAGCTCTATATGAGTTCCCAGTACTTGAAGTAAATGTTAACCTTCCTAGCTGGGTAATGGTTTTAAGAGAAGAGCACTGGTTACGTGAAAGCTACCAGGAAGCTGTGAAAGATACAGTTAAGGATATAAAACGTTTAAGGGATGTAGACCGAGTTGTAGGACACTTTAGTGAATATGACTTTATTGACCAAGCTAGTTTAGCAGGTATCGAGATGGGGCAAGGTATTGCTGAAATTGACCTCTATGCTCCAGATGACTTATATGACCAGATTCTAAAAGAAGTGGTTGGAGTTGAGATTAGAGGGAAAGATCATTTACTACAATTAATGCAGGACTTTGCATATGCAAAGGCAGAGTATGACCAAGTGGCTGATGCGTTAAGAATGGTTAAGCAAACTGGTTATGGAATTGCAGCACCTGCGCTATCAGATATGAGTCTAGATGAGCCAGAGATTATCCGTCAAGGATCTCGCTTTGGTGTCAGACTAAAAGCAGTTGCACCTTCGATTCACATGATTAAGGTAGATGTTGAATCAGAGTTTGCACCTATCATTGGAACAGAAAAGCAAAGTGAAGAGTTAGTGAGATATCTAATGCAAGACTTTGAGGATGATCCACTATCCATCTGGAATTCAGATATCTTTGGTAGATCACTAAGTTCAATTGTACGAGAAGGAATTCAAGCTAAGTTATCATTAATGCCTGAAAACGCTCGTTACAAGCTAAAAGAAACATTAGAACGCATCATAAACGAAGGCTCAGGCGGCTTAATCGCTATTATCCTATAAGAGCTTCAATCCGAAACGGACTCCATTAAATTGGGGTCCTTTTTTATTTTGGATAGCATTTTAATAATGTCCGTTGATTTCCGGTCCAGGCACTTGCTTTCCGCGGGGAATTATGAAAAAGCCCAACTGCTGGCTTTTTCAAGAGCGAATTCCCATCGGGGAGGAAGTCGAGCCTCCTCAACCTTCGGTCTGCGGGGGCTCGACCTTTCCTCTACGTCCCGCAGGAGTCAAGTGCCTTCCCCTCCAATCAACTCAGCACTTTAAATATAGAAACCAAAATAATTAAAAGAGCATTTATATGATTACGAATTAAACTTAGTTCATAATTTTGGCCATTACCCCACTAGATAGTAACTATGTTCAGAGCAGGGTTATTCGCTAGAATTCACGAGATCTGGAGGCTCCCCGAATCGCCCGCGGAAAGCGAGTGAATTCTAGCGAATAACCAACCACGTACTTTCTCAAACCTTTTTAGGCTTCCAGATATAGAAAATTGGTGAAATATCCCTTAAAAGTAAAGATTTCTGTTGAAAATTCTTGAAATTTGTCAGAATATCGTATAATATAAGGCTTGTTACGGGATTAGTAATTTTATACATGTATAGAATTACAGAAAACTGTGAAGTAATGAATAATAGGAATAAGGTTAGATTCCTTGATACTAGTGAATCTAACTATGAATTATAAATATTTGGGAGGAGGTGAATGGCATGAACAAGACTGAACTAATTAATGCAGTAGCTGAAGCTAGTGAACTTTCTAAAAAGGATGCTACTAAAGCTGTTGATGCTGTTTTTGATTCAATTCAAGAGGCACTTAAAAATGGTGATAAAGTACAATTGATCGGTTTTGGTAATTTCGAGGTTCGTGAACGTGCTGCTCGTAAAGGGCGTAACCCACAAACTGGTGAAGAAATCGAAATTGCTGCAAGCAAAGTTCCTGCATTTAAACCGGGTAAAGCACTTAAAGACGCAGTTAAATAATATACATAGTTTTTACCCTAAAATAGAGGAGGATCGTTTAATACGGTCCTCCCTTTTTGCTTTTAATCCAAAATATGTGCTACTATCTGAATACATAATAAAATAAAAAATAAATAGTAATGGGGAATTTTTTACTAGGGAGGCCTAATAAATGGCAGAGATTAATCACTCCAAAATTGAAGAAGCTGTAAAAATGATAATAGAGGCAATAGGCGATGATCCAGGTCGTGAAGGTCTATTAGATACTCCTAAACGTGTTGCAAAAATGTATGCTGAGGTTTTTTCTGGGATAAACCAAGACCCTAAAGAACATTTTCAAACCATTTTTGGTGAAGATCACGAAGAGTTAGTGCTAGTGAAGGATATACAATTTTATTCTATGTGTGAACATCATCTAGTTCCATTTTATGGAGCAGCACATGTAGCTTATATCCCTAGAGGTGGAAGAGTTACCGGGTTAAGTAAGCTTGCAAGGGCAGTTGAGGCGGTAGCAAAAAGACCCCAACTTCAAGAACGAATTACTTCAACCATTGCAAATTCCATTGTTGAATCCTTAAACCCCCATGGAGTTATGGTGATTGTAGAAGCCGAACACATGTGTATGACGATGAGAGGTGTTAAAAAGCCTGGTGCAAAAACAGTCACTTCAGCGGTTCGAGGAATCTTTCAAAAGGATGCAGCAGCTCGCGCTGAGGTTTTATCTCTTATTAACGCGAAATAAGTTTATAAAATTTATAGTAAAAGGAGAAACATAGTAATGGGTACAAATAATACGAACAGTGAATTTATCGTTATTAAAGCTGCAGAAGATGGAGTGAACGTTATTGGTCTTACTCGTGGGACAGATACTCGTTTTCACCACTCGGAGAAATTGGATAAGGGTGAAGTATTAATTGCTCAATTCACCGAAAATACAGCAGCTATTAAAATAAGAGGAAAAGCATTAATCCAAACCAGTCATGGTGAAATTGAATCAGAAACTAAAAAATAGCAGGCAGCCCCTGCTTTTTAAAATGTCTTTTTGTTATGTTTTTTTGTAAAGAGTGTTCTATTATAGTTTAATTGAGAGTGGATTGGAGCGGAAGGGACTTGACTCCTGCGGGAGTTGAGGGACATCCGGTGAGACCCCACAGGCGCTGTGCGCCGAGGAGGCTCGCATCCCTCCCCGCGGAAAGCAAGTCCCTGTAGCGGAAAGAAACAGTCTATGGTTAAAATTACAAAACAAACTACATTCACTATAAAAAGAGTGTTTTGTTAAAATACATAAATAGATTGAATGTTTGAAATTAAGCTATATGGGACACAAATTTTGATAACTTATGTTATAATATTGGTTGTCTAAAAATTATTAATAATGAACACACAAATAATGATTAATTTGGGGAAACAAGGGTGATTTTATTGCAAGACTTCGAAGTGAAAATTGCTGAATTAAAGGAGCTAATCCAAACCAGAATTAGTTACCCTTTTATTAATAAATATATAGAAACGCCTATAATTGACGAGGACAGGCTAATCCTTTTATATTTAATCTTCGATGACCTACAATTACCTAGTAGAGAAGTCGAGAGATATACGATTACCTCCATGCTTGTTCAAATGGCCCTTGATACCCATGAAACAGTTTCAAATTCAGTACCTCAAGAAAAATCAGATCGATTAACGTCACGTCAACTTACAGTTCTAGCGGGTGATTATTACAGCAGTCTATATTATTATCTACTGGCCGACATTGATGATATAAACTTCATACGAATACTTGCAGAGGCAATTAAGGATATTAATGAAAACAAGATAATATTCTATCAAAGCGATGCTAAGCAATTTGAAACGTTTATCCATACTGTTGAACTTATTGAGTGTGCAGTTTTTCGAAAGATAACAGGTTTTTTTCAGATCCCTTCATGGAACGAATTAACCTCTAAAGTTTTACTGTTAAAAAGATTGCTACTTGAAAGAGAGAATCTCATAACAAATAACAATTCCCTATTCATAGATACGATGAGAAAACTATTTATGGAACAAGAGTCCAATCTACTTAATATGATGGACACTTACATTCGTGATATAGAAAAAGCTATCGAAACTAATTTAATGACTAATTTTAAATCGAATTCTGTCTTATCTCAAAGAGTAAATGCACTATTACATTCGAATAATAGCAGGTAGATATATTGATTGTGGAAGAAGGTTATAAAATGAAGCAATCCAAAGAAGAACGGGTACACCATGTATTCGAGAAAATATATAAAAACTATGACCAGATGAACTCTGTGATCAGCTTCCAACAGCACAAGGCTTGGAGAAAAGATATCATGAAGCGCATGAATGTTCCAAAAGGCTCAAAAGCCCTTGATATTTGTTGCGGTACAGCCGATTGGACAATTGCGTTAGCTGATGCTGTAGGTCCGAGTGGTGAAGTTGTCGGACTAGATTTTAGTAAAAATATGCTTAAAATTGGTCAAGAAAAGATTGAGAGCTTAAATCTAAACCAGGTGGAGTTAATACATGGGAATGCAATGGAGCTCCCATTTGAAGATAATACATTTGACTTCGTAACTATTGGTTTTGGTTTACGTAATGTTCCTGACTATATGCAGGTTTTAAAAGAGATGAGACGTGTTGTTAAGCCAGGGGGCAAGGTTGTTTGTTTAGAGACCTCTCAACCGACGCTAATTGGTTTTAGACAGCTTTACTTCTTATATTTCCGTTATATTATGCCGGTTTTTGGAAAGTTGTTTGCTAAAAGCTACAATGAGTATTCTTGGTTACAGGAATCAGCTAAGGACTTCCCTGGGATGAATGAACTGGCAAGAATGTTTGAAGATGCTGGCTTGAAAAATGTGAAGGTTAAACCTTACACTGGTGGTGTTGCAGCAATGCACATGGGTGTTAAAGAAAAGTAAACCTAAGTATAGGAGGGGTGACTCTCCTATTTTTAAAATTATGTCTTTATTAAGTTAAGGTGAGACTCATGAAATTAAAGATGATGTATTCTTTTTTGAATACGGACTTGAATTTAATTGAAAAAGAGCTGGAAGAAAC
It contains:
- a CDS encoding HU family DNA-binding protein; the protein is MNKTELINAVAEASELSKKDATKAVDAVFDSIQEALKNGDKVQLIGFGNFEVRERAARKGRNPQTGEEIEIAASKVPAFKPGKALKDAVK
- the mtrB gene encoding trp RNA-binding attenuation protein MtrB, encoding MGTNNTNSEFIVIKAAEDGVNVIGLTRGTDTRFHHSEKLDKGEVLIAQFTENTAAIKIRGKALIQTSHGEIESETKK
- the folE gene encoding GTP cyclohydrolase I FolE, producing the protein MAEINHSKIEEAVKMIIEAIGDDPGREGLLDTPKRVAKMYAEVFSGINQDPKEHFQTIFGEDHEELVLVKDIQFYSMCEHHLVPFYGAAHVAYIPRGGRVTGLSKLARAVEAVAKRPQLQERITSTIANSIVESLNPHGVMVIVEAEHMCMTMRGVKKPGAKTVTSAVRGIFQKDAAARAEVLSLINAK
- a CDS encoding heptaprenyl diphosphate synthase component 1 codes for the protein MILLQDFEVKIAELKELIQTRISYPFINKYIETPIIDEDRLILLYLIFDDLQLPSREVERYTITSMLVQMALDTHETVSNSVPQEKSDRLTSRQLTVLAGDYYSSLYYYLLADIDDINFIRILAEAIKDINENKIIFYQSDAKQFETFIHTVELIECAVFRKITGFFQIPSWNELTSKVLLLKRLLLERENLITNNNSLFIDTMRKLFMEQESNLLNMMDTYIRDIEKAIETNLMTNFKSNSVLSQRVNALLHSNNSR
- the spoIVA gene encoding stage IV sporulation protein A; this translates as MEKVDVFKDIAERTGGDIYFGVVGAVRTGKSTFIKKFMELVVLPNIGNEADKARAQDELPQSAAGRTIMTTEPKFVPNQAVSVHVEDGLDVNIRLVDCVGYTVPGAKGYEDENGPRMINTPWYEEPIPFHEAAEIGTRKVIQEHSTIGVVIATDGSIGDIPRKDYIEAEERVIEELKEVGKPFIMVINTVHPHHPDTEALRQQLNEKYDIPVLAMSVESMRETDVYNVLREALYEFPVLEVNVNLPSWVMVLREEHWLRESYQEAVKDTVKDIKRLRDVDRVVGHFSEYDFIDQASLAGIEMGQGIAEIDLYAPDDLYDQILKEVVGVEIRGKDHLLQLMQDFAYAKAEYDQVADALRMVKQTGYGIAAPALSDMSLDEPEIIRQGSRFGVRLKAVAPSIHMIKVDVESEFAPIIGTEKQSEELVRYLMQDFEDDPLSIWNSDIFGRSLSSIVREGIQAKLSLMPENARYKLKETLERIINEGSGGLIAIIL
- a CDS encoding demethylmenaquinone methyltransferase; this encodes MEEGYKMKQSKEERVHHVFEKIYKNYDQMNSVISFQQHKAWRKDIMKRMNVPKGSKALDICCGTADWTIALADAVGPSGEVVGLDFSKNMLKIGQEKIESLNLNQVELIHGNAMELPFEDNTFDFVTIGFGLRNVPDYMQVLKEMRRVVKPGGKVVCLETSQPTLIGFRQLYFLYFRYIMPVFGKLFAKSYNEYSWLQESAKDFPGMNELARMFEDAGLKNVKVKPYTGGVAAMHMGVKEK
- a CDS encoding capping complex subunit for YIEGIA → MNLEKYILAAVTTNPNKVKGGPAIFTCDSKEEMEFVAANLEAILDGIAHGLGEDLYVIVKH
- the der gene encoding ribosome biogenesis GTPase Der gives rise to the protein MPKPVVAIVGRPNVGKSTIFNRIVGERISIVEDIPGVTRDRIYSSAEWLSKEFNIIDTGGIEIGDAPFLAQIRHQAEIAIDEADVIVFIANGLEGVTSADEEVAKILYRSEKPVVLGINKVDNPEMRDQIYDFYALGFGEPYPISGSHGLGLGDLLDAVIANFPANQSEEYDDEIIKFSLIGRPNVGKSSLVNALLGEERVIVSDIAGTTRDAIDTMYKYDGREYVIIDTAGMRKKGKVYETTEKYSVLRALRAIERSDVVLVVLNAEEGIIEQDKKIAGYAHEAGKAVVIVVNKWDAIEKDEKTMKEFEEKIKAHFLFLNYAPIVYLSALTKKRTHTLIPMIDLASENHAMRVPTNVLNDVIMDAVAMNPAPADKGVRLKIYYVTQVAVKPPTFVVFVNEPELMHFSYERFLENRLREAFGFEGTPIKLIARARK
- a CDS encoding DUF2768 domain-containing protein, giving the protein MTPGLIKMWFALAAMGFMFIAVIAIYFGRFKLKGIFKAIVSIIAYFFMVIAGIIIFFVVFSGPVNG
- a CDS encoding NAD(P)H-dependent glycerol-3-phosphate dehydrogenase, with the translated sequence MGKITVVGAGSWGTALSMVLADNDHEVRLWGHKKDQIDEVNQEHTNEKYLPGIKLPKSIKGYYLLEEALVGIDTIVLAVPTKAIREVLKNICSVIKTPLTVVHVSKGIEPDTFMRVSEIIEDEMPGHLLKDVVVLSGPSHAEEVSLRHPTTVTVSSKDLKAAEFVQDLFINQHFRVYTNPDIIGVEIGGALKNIIALAAGITDGLGYGDNAKAALITRGLAEIARLGMAMGANPLTFSGLTGIGDLIVTCTSVHSRNWRAGNMLGKGQNLDQVLENMGMVVEGVRTTKAAYQLANKLNVKMPITFALYDVLFNNKNAKDAVDSLMARGKTHEMEDLSNVLGERA